A stretch of the Vitis riparia cultivar Riparia Gloire de Montpellier isolate 1030 chromosome 13, EGFV_Vit.rip_1.0, whole genome shotgun sequence genome encodes the following:
- the LOC117928264 gene encoding transcription factor MYB123-like: MGRAPCCAKEGLNRGAWTVLEDNILTDYIQTHGEGGWRSIPKNAGLKRCGKSCRLRWLNYLKPDIKRGNISHAEEDLIIRLHRLLGNRWSMIAKRLPGRTDNEIKNYWNTNLRKKVKGKESNKVDEPAGVIRTKAFRCTGVFIAPQRPKEETGTLDTTVVPEEPSIMNQDLVNNAATSLESQSKDGAMSMAVPDINSSDFSMNFDIGDHSPTDIFDSEFWKACNLDNVLEEGSTSGDTNDPCLLQTSFLCSLMR, encoded by the exons ATGGGCAGAGCTCCATGCTGTGCTAAGGAGGGGTTGAATAGAGGAGCTTGGACTGTTTTGGAAGACAACATTCTCACAGATTACATCCAAACTCATGGTGAAGGGGGGTGGAGGAGCATTCCTAAGAATGCAG GTCTTAAGAGATGTGGAAAGAGTTGCAGACTGCGGTGGTTGAACTATCTGAAACCCGACATCAAGAGGGGCAACATATCCCATGCGGAAGAGGATCTCATCATCAGGCTTCATAGGCTCTTAGGCAACAG ATGGTCCATGATAGCAAAGAGACTTCCAGGCCGCACAGACAATGAAATCAAGAATTACTGGAACACCAACTTAAGAAAGAAAGTAAAGGGCAAGGAATCCAACAAGGTTGATGAACCAGCTGGAGTCATTCGGACCAAGGCATTTAGGTGCACTGGGGTTTTCATCGCTCCACAGCGCCCCAAAGAGGAGACTGGTACTCTTGACACAACAGTGGTGCCAGAAGAACCCTCCATAATGAACCAAGATTTGGTGAATAATGCAGCAACATCTTTGGAATCACAATCTAAGGATGGGGCCATGTCCATGGCTGTGCCAGACATAAATTCATCCGATTTCTCTATGAACTTTGATATTGGAGATCATTCCCCAACTGATATCTTTGATTCTGAGTTTTGGAAGGCATGCAACCTAGACAATGTCCTGGAAGAAGGGAGTACCAGTGGTGATACAAATGACCCATGCCTTCTTCAGACCAGTTTCTTATGTTCTCTGATGAGATGA
- the LOC117928265 gene encoding elongation factor 2-like codes for MKFSVSPGVHIVIQCKVASGLPQLVEGSKCLAKSDPMGLRHKFMGNAEIVRFDLVASSRETVFEKPCKAMISRWVLKARPEILSEEFICGKNLAKKIWCSGTGTTDPNMVVDMCKGARHFDEIKNSVAAESRWLTKAGVLAEEEHERHLL; via the exons ATGAAGTTCTCCGTCTCACCTGGTGTTCATATTGTCATTCAGTGCAAAGTTGCATCTGGTCTTCCTCAGCTAGTTGAAGGTTCGAAGTGTTTGGCTAAATCAGACCCTATG GGTCTGCGGCATAAATTCATGGGTAATGCTGAAATTGTTAGGTTTGACCTTGTTGCGTCTTCCCGTGAGACTGTTTTTGAGAAGCCCTGCAAAGCCATGATAAGCAG GTGGGTACTCAAAGCTCGACCCGAGATCTTGTCTGAGGAGTTCATTTGTGGCAAAAATCTTGCAAAGAAAATCTGGTGTTCTGGAACTGGGACCACAGACCCTAACATGGTGGTTGATATGTGTAAGGGAGCTCGGCATTTTGATGAAATTAAGAATTCTGTTGCTGCTGAGTCACGGTGGTTGACAAAGGCAGGCGTATTGGCTGAGGAAGAACACGAGAGACATTTGCTTTGA